One Glycine max cultivar Williams 82 chromosome 3, Glycine_max_v4.0, whole genome shotgun sequence DNA window includes the following coding sequences:
- the LOC100809675 gene encoding AT-hook motif nuclear-localized protein 14 isoform X1, translating to MEPNDNQLTSFFHHHHQQHQHHQPPPPPQTTASPTNGLLPNADGSHILYPHSVASAVSSQLEPAKRKRGRPRKYGTPEQALAAKKAATTLSHSFSVDKKPHSPTFPSSKKSHSFALGNAGQGFTPHVISVAAGEDVGQKIMLFMQQSRREMCILSASGSISNASLRQPATSGGSIAYEGRFEIISLTGSYVRNELGTRTGGLSVCLSNTDGQIIGGGVGGPLKAAGPVQVIVGTFFIDNKKDTGAGVKGDISASKLPSPVGEPVSSLGFRQSVDSPSGNPIRGNDEHQAMGGSHFMIQQLGLHGTPPRSTDWGHPDSRNTGFELTGFLSAGRIGHGAHQSPENGGYEQIPD from the exons ATGGAACCTAATGACAACCAACTCACCTCtttcttccaccaccaccaccaacagcACCAACACCACCAGCCGCCGCCACCACCGCAGACCACGGCGTCTCCGACCAACGGGCTCTTGCCGAACGCGGATGGGTCCCACATACTTTACCCCCACTCTGTGGCGTCCGCTGTTTCGTCGCAGCTTGAACCGGCGAAGCGGAAGCGCGGGCGGCCGAGGAAGTACGGAACGCCGGAGCAAGCTCTGGCCGCGAAGAAAGCCGCTACGACGTTGTCTCATTCGTTCTCTGTGGACAAGAAGCCCCACTCCCCGACGTTCCCTTCCTCCAAGAAATCCCATTCCTTCGCTCTAG GCAATGCAGGGCAAGGGTTCACTCCGCATGTCATTTCTGTTGCTGCTGGTGAG GATGTTGGCcagaaaattatgttatttatgcAACAAAGTAGGCGTGAGATGTGTATTCTGTCTGCATCTGGTTCCATCTCTAATGCCTCTCTTCGCCAGCCAGCAACCTCAGGAGGCAGCATTGCATATGAG GGTCGGTTTGAGATTATTTCACTTACTGGTTCTTATGTCCGTAATGAACTTGGAACTCGAACTGGTGGTCTCAGTGTATGCTTATCTAATACTGATGGACAAATCATAGGTGGTGGAGTTGGTGGGCCGCTTAAAGCAGCTGGTCCAGTTCAG GTCATCGTTGGAACATTCTTTATTGACAACAAGAAGGATACTGGTGCTGGTGTTAAAGGTGACATCTCTGCCAGCAAGTTGCCATCTCCAGTTGGTGAACCGGTATCAAGTTTAGGTTTCCGCCAATCAGTTGACTCTCCCAGTGGTAATCCAATCCGGGGAAATGATGAGCATCAAGCTATGGGGGGAAGTCATTTCATGATTCAACAGCTTGGTTTGCATGGGACGCCTCCCCGGTCCACAGACTGGGGTCATCCGGATTCAAGAAATACTGGTTTTGAGTTGACAG GTTTCCTATCTGCAGGAAGGATAGGTCATGGGGCGCACCAGTCTCCTGAGAATGGAGGCTATGAACAAATTCCCGATTGA
- the LOC100809675 gene encoding AT-hook motif nuclear-localized protein 14 isoform X3, whose amino-acid sequence MEPNDNQLTSFFHHHHQQHQHHQPPPPPQTTASPTNGLLPNADGSHILYPHSVASAVSSQLEPAKRKRGRPRKYGTPEQALAAKKAATTLSHSFSVDKKPHSPTFPSSKKSHSFALGNAGQGFTPHVISVAAGEDVGQKIMLFMQQSRREMCILSASGSISNASLRQPATSGGSIAYEGRFEIISLTGSYVRNELGTRTGGLSVCLSNTDGQIIGGGVGGPLKAAGPVQVIVGTFFIDNKKDTGAGVKGDISASKLPSPVGEPVSSLGFRQSVDSPSGNPIRGNDEHQAMGGSHFMIQQLGLHGTPPRSTDWGHPDSRNTGFELTGHGAHQSPENGGYEQIPD is encoded by the exons ATGGAACCTAATGACAACCAACTCACCTCtttcttccaccaccaccaccaacagcACCAACACCACCAGCCGCCGCCACCACCGCAGACCACGGCGTCTCCGACCAACGGGCTCTTGCCGAACGCGGATGGGTCCCACATACTTTACCCCCACTCTGTGGCGTCCGCTGTTTCGTCGCAGCTTGAACCGGCGAAGCGGAAGCGCGGGCGGCCGAGGAAGTACGGAACGCCGGAGCAAGCTCTGGCCGCGAAGAAAGCCGCTACGACGTTGTCTCATTCGTTCTCTGTGGACAAGAAGCCCCACTCCCCGACGTTCCCTTCCTCCAAGAAATCCCATTCCTTCGCTCTAG GCAATGCAGGGCAAGGGTTCACTCCGCATGTCATTTCTGTTGCTGCTGGTGAG GATGTTGGCcagaaaattatgttatttatgcAACAAAGTAGGCGTGAGATGTGTATTCTGTCTGCATCTGGTTCCATCTCTAATGCCTCTCTTCGCCAGCCAGCAACCTCAGGAGGCAGCATTGCATATGAG GGTCGGTTTGAGATTATTTCACTTACTGGTTCTTATGTCCGTAATGAACTTGGAACTCGAACTGGTGGTCTCAGTGTATGCTTATCTAATACTGATGGACAAATCATAGGTGGTGGAGTTGGTGGGCCGCTTAAAGCAGCTGGTCCAGTTCAG GTCATCGTTGGAACATTCTTTATTGACAACAAGAAGGATACTGGTGCTGGTGTTAAAGGTGACATCTCTGCCAGCAAGTTGCCATCTCCAGTTGGTGAACCGGTATCAAGTTTAGGTTTCCGCCAATCAGTTGACTCTCCCAGTGGTAATCCAATCCGGGGAAATGATGAGCATCAAGCTATGGGGGGAAGTCATTTCATGATTCAACAGCTTGGTTTGCATGGGACGCCTCCCCGGTCCACAGACTGGGGTCATCCGGATTCAAGAAATACTGGTTTTGAGTTGACAG GTCATGGGGCGCACCAGTCTCCTGAGAATGGAGGCTATGAACAAATTCCCGATTGA
- the LOC100809675 gene encoding AT-hook motif nuclear-localized protein 14 isoform X2, producing the protein MEPNDNQLTSFFHHHHQQHQHHQPPPPPQTTASPTNGLLPNADGSHILYPHSVASAVSSQLEPAKRKRGRPRKYGTPEQALAAKKAATTLSHSFSVDKKPHSPTFPSSKKSHSFALGNAGQGFTPHVISVAAGEDVGQKIMLFMQQSRREMCILSASGSISNASLRQPATSGGSIAYEGRFEIISLTGSYVRNELGTRTGGLSVCLSNTDGQIIGGGVGGPLKAAGPVQVIVGTFFIDNKKDTGAGVKGDISASKLPSPVGEPVSSLGFRQSVDSPSGNPIRGNDEHQAMGGSHFMIQQLGLHGTPPRSTDWGHPDSRNTGFELTGRIGHGAHQSPENGGYEQIPD; encoded by the exons ATGGAACCTAATGACAACCAACTCACCTCtttcttccaccaccaccaccaacagcACCAACACCACCAGCCGCCGCCACCACCGCAGACCACGGCGTCTCCGACCAACGGGCTCTTGCCGAACGCGGATGGGTCCCACATACTTTACCCCCACTCTGTGGCGTCCGCTGTTTCGTCGCAGCTTGAACCGGCGAAGCGGAAGCGCGGGCGGCCGAGGAAGTACGGAACGCCGGAGCAAGCTCTGGCCGCGAAGAAAGCCGCTACGACGTTGTCTCATTCGTTCTCTGTGGACAAGAAGCCCCACTCCCCGACGTTCCCTTCCTCCAAGAAATCCCATTCCTTCGCTCTAG GCAATGCAGGGCAAGGGTTCACTCCGCATGTCATTTCTGTTGCTGCTGGTGAG GATGTTGGCcagaaaattatgttatttatgcAACAAAGTAGGCGTGAGATGTGTATTCTGTCTGCATCTGGTTCCATCTCTAATGCCTCTCTTCGCCAGCCAGCAACCTCAGGAGGCAGCATTGCATATGAG GGTCGGTTTGAGATTATTTCACTTACTGGTTCTTATGTCCGTAATGAACTTGGAACTCGAACTGGTGGTCTCAGTGTATGCTTATCTAATACTGATGGACAAATCATAGGTGGTGGAGTTGGTGGGCCGCTTAAAGCAGCTGGTCCAGTTCAG GTCATCGTTGGAACATTCTTTATTGACAACAAGAAGGATACTGGTGCTGGTGTTAAAGGTGACATCTCTGCCAGCAAGTTGCCATCTCCAGTTGGTGAACCGGTATCAAGTTTAGGTTTCCGCCAATCAGTTGACTCTCCCAGTGGTAATCCAATCCGGGGAAATGATGAGCATCAAGCTATGGGGGGAAGTCATTTCATGATTCAACAGCTTGGTTTGCATGGGACGCCTCCCCGGTCCACAGACTGGGGTCATCCGGATTCAAGAAATACTGGTTTTGAGTTGACAG GAAGGATAGGTCATGGGGCGCACCAGTCTCCTGAGAATGGAGGCTATGAACAAATTCCCGATTGA
- the CYP7 gene encoding peptidyl-prolyl cis-trans isomerase CYP7 isoform X1: MSKNPKVFFDILIGKMKAGRVVMELFVDATPKTAENFRALCTGEMGIGKSGKPLHYKGSAFHRIIPEFMCQGGDFTKGNGTGGESIYGSKFNDENFNLRHTGPGILSMANAGPHTNGSQFFICTAKTPWLDGKHVVFGKVVDGYSVVEEMEKVGSGSGRTSEPVVIEDCGQIVEK, encoded by the coding sequence ATGTCAAAAAATCCAAAAGTTTTCTTTGATATTCTAATTGGAAAGATGAAAGCTGGGCGAGTAGTAATGGAGTTGTTTGTTGATGCAACCCCAAAAACAGCTGAAAACTTCAGGGCCCTCTGCACTGGGGAAATGGGGATTGGAAAATCTGGGAAACCTTTACATTACAAAGGTTCTGCATTTCATCGTATTATTCCAGAGTTTATGTGTCAGGGAGGAGATTTTACAAAAGGGAATGGAACAGGGGGTGAGTCAATCTACGGTTCCAAATTCAATGATGAGAATTTCAATTTGAGGCATACTGGTCCTGGTATTCTCTCCATGGCAAATGCTGGACCCCATACTAATGGTTCTCAGTTCTTCATATGTACTGCAAAGACACCATGGCTTGATGGGAAACATGTTGTGTTTGGAAAAGTTGTTGATGGATACAGCGTTGTGGAGGAGATGGAGAAAGTGGGTTCAGGAAGTGGCAGGACATCTGAACCGGTAGTGATCGAAGATTGTGGCCAGATAGTAGAGAAATGA
- the LOC100805023 gene encoding protein EIN4 isoform X2 → MMKKQKEASWHVRMLTCEIRKSLDKHTILYITLVELSKALDLHNCAVWMPDEDRREMHLTHELKPNSTRIFHNSIPISDPDVLDIKKSQGVWILRPDSALGAASSGGGGSGDSGAVAAIRMPILHVSNFKGGTPEFVETSYGVLVLVLPNSDSRAWTSHEMEIVKVVADQVAVALSHASVLEESQLMSQKLAEQNRALQQAQKNAMMARKARSSFEKVMSHGMRRPMHSILGLLSMFQEDNIRPEQKIVIDSILKVSNALSRLINDVMEIAANDNGSFQLEMKPFHLHSMMREASCTAKCLCIYKGFGLEVDVDKSLPDLVIGDEARTFQVILHMIGYLLNIYDKGNLIFQVYLKSDSGDRDDRSFGLWRSSMQNEYVHIKFNFQINGISSQSDESVSTRNYTGRRHYNNEPKEGLSFSMCKTLVQMMQGNIWISTNSLGLAQGMTLLLKFQIGSSHGRFTLAPTDFSNSQFRGLKVVLADDDDVNRTVTKKLLEKLGCQVTAVSSGFECLGAISGSGNSFKIILLDLHMPEMDGFEVARRIRKFQSHNWPLIIAFTASAEEHIKERCLQVGMNGLIRKPILLREIADELGTVLQRAGEKL, encoded by the exons ATGATGAAGAAACAGAAGGAAGCTAGTTGGCATGTTAGGATGCTCACTTGTGAGATTAGGAAATCTCTGGATAAGCATACCATCTTGTATATCACACTTGTTGAGCTTTCCAAGGCATTGGATTTGCACAATTGTGCAGTATGGATGCCTGATGAGGATAGGAGAGAAATGCATTTGACTCATGAGTTGAAACCAAACTCAACAAGGATTTTTCACAATTCTATTCCTATAAGTGATCCTGATGTGTTGGACATAAAGAAGAGCCAAGGGGTGTGGATTTTGAGGCCTGATTCTGCACTAGGAGCTGCAagtagtggtggtggtggatctGGAGATTCTGGTGCTGTGGCTGCCATTCGCATGCCAATACTTCATGTTTCGAATTTCAAAGGAGGCACACCAGAGTTTGTTGAAACATCTTATGGTGTACtggttttggttcttccaaATTCAGACTCCAGGGCTTGGACCTCTCATGAAATGGAGATAGTGAAAGTTGTTGCTGACCAGGTGGCTGTGGCATTGTCTCATGCGTCTGTTCTTGAAGAGTCTCAGCTTATGAGCCAGAAACTTGCAGAGCAAAACCGGGCGTTGCAACAGGCTCAAAAGAATGCAATGATGGCCAGGAAGGCAAGGAGCTCGTTTGAGAAAGTTATGAGTCATGGAATGCGGAGACCTATGCATTCAATCCTGGGCTTGCTTTCAATGTTTCAAGAGGATAATATAAGACCTGAACAGAAGATTGTTATTGATTCAATTTTGAAAGTTAGCAATGCACTATCACGATTGATTAATGATGTGATGGAGATTGCGGCAAATGACAATGGAAGCTTCCAGTTAGAGATGAAACCTTTCCATCTACATTCAATGATGAGGGAAGCTTCTTGCACTGCCAAGTGTTTGTGTATATATAAAGGCTTTGGTCTTGAAGTTGATGTTGACAAGTCTTTGCCTGATCTGGTCATTGGTGATGAGGCAAGGACTTTCCAAGTAATTTTACATATGATTGGCTATTTATTGAACATATATGATAAAGGGAATCTCATTTTTCAAGTTTATCTTAAAAGTGATAGTGGAGATAGAGATGACAGAAGTTTTGGATTATGGAGATCGAGCATGCAAAATGAGTATgtacatattaaatttaattttcagatAAATGGTATAAGTTCCCAGTCAGATGAATCAGTTTCAACAAGAAATTATACTGGTAGAAGGCACTACAACAATGAACCTAAGGAAGGCCTGAGCTTCAGCATGTGCAAAACGCTGGTGCAG ATGATGCAAGGTAATATTTGGATATCAACTAACTCTCTGGGTTTGGCACAAGGAATGACGCTTCTTCTCAAGTTTCAGATAGGATCATCCCATGGAAGATTCACTCTTGCTCCTACAGATTTTTCAAACTCTCAGTTTAGAGGGCTTAAGGTTGTGTTggctgatgatgatgatgtaaaCAGGACTGTGACCAAGAAGCTGCTTGAGAAACTGGGGTGTCAAGTAACTGCTGTTTCATCAGGATTCGAATGTCTTGGTGCTATAAGTGGCTCTGGTAACTCATTCAAAATTATTCTGTTGGATCTTCACATGCCTGAAATGGATGGTTTTGAAGTTGCAAGAAGGATTCGGAAATTCCAAAGCCATAATTGGCCCTTGATCATAGCTTTTACTGCAAGTGCAGAAGAACACATCAAGGAGAGATGTCTACAGGTGGGAATGAATGGATTGATTCGAAAACCTATCCTCCTTCGTGAGATAGCAGATGAACTTGGAACAGTCTTGCAACGTGCAGGTGAAAAATTGTGA
- the LOC100805023 gene encoding protein EIN4 isoform X1 has protein sequence MERGLLLLLFLLLVMVLSVCGNDVEYSQCNCDEEGLWSIHNVLVCQKVSDFFIAIAYFSIPLELLYFVSCSNVPFKLVFLQFIAFIVLCGLTHLLNAYTYYGPHSFQLFLSLTVAKFLTALVSCATAISFPTLIPLLLKIKVRELFLRQNVLELGQEVGMMKKQKEASWHVRMLTCEIRKSLDKHTILYITLVELSKALDLHNCAVWMPDEDRREMHLTHELKPNSTRIFHNSIPISDPDVLDIKKSQGVWILRPDSALGAASSGGGGSGDSGAVAAIRMPILHVSNFKGGTPEFVETSYGVLVLVLPNSDSRAWTSHEMEIVKVVADQVAVALSHASVLEESQLMSQKLAEQNRALQQAQKNAMMARKARSSFEKVMSHGMRRPMHSILGLLSMFQEDNIRPEQKIVIDSILKVSNALSRLINDVMEIAANDNGSFQLEMKPFHLHSMMREASCTAKCLCIYKGFGLEVDVDKSLPDLVIGDEARTFQVILHMIGYLLNIYDKGNLIFQVYLKSDSGDRDDRSFGLWRSSMQNEYVHIKFNFQINGISSQSDESVSTRNYTGRRHYNNEPKEGLSFSMCKTLVQMMQGNIWISTNSLGLAQGMTLLLKFQIGSSHGRFTLAPTDFSNSQFRGLKVVLADDDDVNRTVTKKLLEKLGCQVTAVSSGFECLGAISGSGNSFKIILLDLHMPEMDGFEVARRIRKFQSHNWPLIIAFTASAEEHIKERCLQVGMNGLIRKPILLREIADELGTVLQRAGEKL, from the exons ATGGAAAGAGGGTTGCTtcttttgttgttcttgttgttggtTATGGTGCTTTCTGTTTGTGGCAACGATGTGGAATATTCACAGTGCAATTGTGACGAGGAAGGGCTTTGGAGCATCCACAACGTGCTGGTTTGTCAGAAAGTGAGTGACTTTTTCATTGCCATtgcatatttttccatacccCTTGAGCTTCTTTACTTTGTGAGCTGCTCTAATGTCCCCTTTAAATTGGTCTTCCTACAATTCATTGCCTTCATAGTTCTCTGTGGATTGACCCATTTGCTCAATGCCTATACTTACTATGGCCCACACTCCTTCCAGTTGTTTCTTTCCCTCACTGTTGCTAAGTTCCTCACTGCTCTTGTTTCTTGTGCCACTGCAATTTCCTTTCCCACACTCATTCCTCTTCTGCTGAAAATCAAAGTGAGGGAGCTATTTTTGAGGCAGAATGTGTTGGAATTGGGCCAGGAGGTTGGGATGATGAAGAAACAGAAGGAAGCTAGTTGGCATGTTAGGATGCTCACTTGTGAGATTAGGAAATCTCTGGATAAGCATACCATCTTGTATATCACACTTGTTGAGCTTTCCAAGGCATTGGATTTGCACAATTGTGCAGTATGGATGCCTGATGAGGATAGGAGAGAAATGCATTTGACTCATGAGTTGAAACCAAACTCAACAAGGATTTTTCACAATTCTATTCCTATAAGTGATCCTGATGTGTTGGACATAAAGAAGAGCCAAGGGGTGTGGATTTTGAGGCCTGATTCTGCACTAGGAGCTGCAagtagtggtggtggtggatctGGAGATTCTGGTGCTGTGGCTGCCATTCGCATGCCAATACTTCATGTTTCGAATTTCAAAGGAGGCACACCAGAGTTTGTTGAAACATCTTATGGTGTACtggttttggttcttccaaATTCAGACTCCAGGGCTTGGACCTCTCATGAAATGGAGATAGTGAAAGTTGTTGCTGACCAGGTGGCTGTGGCATTGTCTCATGCGTCTGTTCTTGAAGAGTCTCAGCTTATGAGCCAGAAACTTGCAGAGCAAAACCGGGCGTTGCAACAGGCTCAAAAGAATGCAATGATGGCCAGGAAGGCAAGGAGCTCGTTTGAGAAAGTTATGAGTCATGGAATGCGGAGACCTATGCATTCAATCCTGGGCTTGCTTTCAATGTTTCAAGAGGATAATATAAGACCTGAACAGAAGATTGTTATTGATTCAATTTTGAAAGTTAGCAATGCACTATCACGATTGATTAATGATGTGATGGAGATTGCGGCAAATGACAATGGAAGCTTCCAGTTAGAGATGAAACCTTTCCATCTACATTCAATGATGAGGGAAGCTTCTTGCACTGCCAAGTGTTTGTGTATATATAAAGGCTTTGGTCTTGAAGTTGATGTTGACAAGTCTTTGCCTGATCTGGTCATTGGTGATGAGGCAAGGACTTTCCAAGTAATTTTACATATGATTGGCTATTTATTGAACATATATGATAAAGGGAATCTCATTTTTCAAGTTTATCTTAAAAGTGATAGTGGAGATAGAGATGACAGAAGTTTTGGATTATGGAGATCGAGCATGCAAAATGAGTATgtacatattaaatttaattttcagatAAATGGTATAAGTTCCCAGTCAGATGAATCAGTTTCAACAAGAAATTATACTGGTAGAAGGCACTACAACAATGAACCTAAGGAAGGCCTGAGCTTCAGCATGTGCAAAACGCTGGTGCAG ATGATGCAAGGTAATATTTGGATATCAACTAACTCTCTGGGTTTGGCACAAGGAATGACGCTTCTTCTCAAGTTTCAGATAGGATCATCCCATGGAAGATTCACTCTTGCTCCTACAGATTTTTCAAACTCTCAGTTTAGAGGGCTTAAGGTTGTGTTggctgatgatgatgatgtaaaCAGGACTGTGACCAAGAAGCTGCTTGAGAAACTGGGGTGTCAAGTAACTGCTGTTTCATCAGGATTCGAATGTCTTGGTGCTATAAGTGGCTCTGGTAACTCATTCAAAATTATTCTGTTGGATCTTCACATGCCTGAAATGGATGGTTTTGAAGTTGCAAGAAGGATTCGGAAATTCCAAAGCCATAATTGGCCCTTGATCATAGCTTTTACTGCAAGTGCAGAAGAACACATCAAGGAGAGATGTCTACAGGTGGGAATGAATGGATTGATTCGAAAACCTATCCTCCTTCGTGAGATAGCAGATGAACTTGGAACAGTCTTGCAACGTGCAGGTGAAAAATTGTGA